CATATCGTTTGTGTTAATCAATGGGTGTAGCCTTTCAGGAAGGGGTTAAGTGTTGGATTTATAGAGGTTGAATTGGTGGATTGATGGATTTGCAAGCTTGTCATCACCATTTTGCCAACTATACATTTTGGCCAGtatggtttttgcttttcggtGAGCCAGCTAATTTGAagatataatgaatataataaatgtatcAGTCAGAAACCAGAATGTAATCTTCCCAACGCAAACCATTTAATCTCTCAATTGCTtggcataataaaaatgctttcATTAATTTCTATAGCAAAGCGATGACAAATAAATCTCCACATTTTTAATTCGACATTTGAGCGCCTTAATTGCACCGAACGGcagaaagcaaataaataaatatttaatcaacTTTCGTTGCATGTTTTGGTTTATGAACGGTTCTGAGTGAGcgtgtaaataaaacaattccGTTTGGAATTTGCCGGCGGataaacaaagaaatgaattaattattgGCTcgttaattaacaaataaacatCCATCTCCCTCTAACCGGGCGATTCCAAAATCCATAAATATTCCCAAATTTGATTCTTCTAACGGGAATCCAAAGCCAATTGTCAAAGCGATTAAATTTTAAGCATCTCGAAAACTCACAAGGCTGGCACtttaattcgatttatttGATCTTACCCTATCTGGAATAGGTTACAGGCTTCAAAATGTTATCTacctttgtttaatttaaatactaattgttATTAACTAAATTACTTAGCTTTTAATTTGCGATCGACCTAGGAATGATAATTCCAGTTCAACGTTCTTCTTTATCTGTGAATATACCTATGAATATTCATTGTTATTTCCATTATCTTTACGACTTTTAAATTATCATAATTAGTGAGTTTCGACGGCTTTCATTAACTAATAATAGCTTTCAAGAGCATTTCCAAGTTCGTTGGGCAGATCGGAaagttcaaatatttaattattagatttctgttttcgttttcatacGGTCGAGTTAATTAACCAGGCTTATCAATTCCAAAGTGTTTTCCGATTGTTTATGGGAATATCTAATTAGGAATTCTACCGCAGCCGAGTATAAATATCCCAAAGTTCGTTCATTctgccttttcttttttcgctcttttttCAGCAGTGCCACAGTGTTATGCAATACATATGAgcaatttaatgcaaattcatttcgcgtgtaaatatgcaaatgaagcaATTAacttctttttggccaaaataagGCCTGACAACCGCACAGCGCCAGTCGCTGGCAATAATGTCATTTGGACTTCACGCAGGcgcaaatcaaatcaaactaATTGAGAGACACCTGGGCAACTGgaaaaggggggagggggtggccaaaaggggggCATGTGCTAAGGTAGCAGTGCTAATGACATTAACAGCCTGGCCAACACCTTGTTGCCACTCAATTGAGTTTTGTGTAAACTTCAGTCGCCTAATTGATTTCACAGAATTTTGTGGGCTGCAATTTGATTAGCCCAAAAGCGGTTGCCTAATGTGCGAGCACAGTAGTCGTATTTGGTATTttgcaaaatataattaagttATACAAGTGTGTAGGAGTATGCATGGTTTTTAGTACTGCATGCCTATAGTTGCCTTTACAAAAGACTTTCAAACTCCTAATGAGCGTTTGCTTATGCCAAAATGCTTTGACCCCGGGGTAATCACAATATTTGTACCTAAGCACAGACTTTCTTTGTGCGTTAACCTCGTCGAAGCCCTGGCAACCTTTGAAATTGCTTTTAGCGCTCTTTATTCGCCTTGCCAAAATCAAAGTGCCAGTCAGACAAAGCATTGACCCTCTGCAGTTTCCCTGACAGCCATTCTGGGCCATTAAAAGAGGACGGAAAGCGGGCTTTGTTACCCAGTTTCACCTCGGCACACCAAACTAATTGACTCCTCGGCGGGGCGAGATGAATCTTTTACAGCCCAATAAACACTTCCAGGCGAAAGACAAGTGAAGGCATTAAACACCTTCCCTCTTTCGTCTTCCGCCGACATGTGGCACATGTGGCATGtcaggatggcaggatgcgGCATCTCCGCATCTCAGCATCCCCGCAGCTGCCGCTTTATTCGCGCACAATTACGGCTAATACAATTAAAGCCAAGTTAATGGCGGAAGCAGAGAGGTGaaagcagagcagcagcatgcAGGACGGATAGTTGCGTAATCGATTTATGTGCGGGTGTTGCATGGCCCCCAAACTGAATGATTTTTTGCAGCCATCCATTCCTGCTAATGACCAATGGCCAGAGTCCATTAGAGTTAATTGAATATGTTGTTTTGGGGGGCGGACAGGACAGGATATGGCTATTCGCCACGTAGTCCGCAAAAcaattcagattcagattcggatgcCAGTCTCGATTCCGATAACGTTTAGATAGGCCCACCAACCGCATCAGATACAGAAACCAACACTAATTGGCTACAATCCCAGCCAGATCCAGAGATAAACTCAATTTCCATGCGAATGCGTGACCAACGCCGCCCCTTTCACACATGTGCTCCTATAGTACGGCCGCAAAAAAACAGGAGCAACAAATCTGGCCGAGTTTTATTGACAAGTGTCGCTGGAGGACCGAGATTGAATGGCACCTTTCAGTGGCGGCTGAATTGAGATCTCTCGACTCGGAAACTGGGTCAACCGATTGCGCAAACACAATTATATAATCTTTAACTTGCCATGCAtcttaaattcaattcaattcaatgcaATTCGATGTGTGTTCAACtttatgtgtgtttttctATTGCAGGCAAACTGGTTCAAAGCCACACAATACTGCCGGTACCACGGCATGCATCTGGCCAGCATTTCATCACAGGAAGAGAACGATAGACTGGAGAAGCACATACGTGACTTTGGTAAGTTGGCGAGTGATTAAGGTGCGAAGTCGGAGGCAATCGAGAATGGTGCTTCACCTATGAGTGCTGTTTGCCGAAGTTTACTTCCCAGCCATGGGGTTGGTCAACTAACATCATTTGGAATACTATTCAACTTTCCATTTTAAGATACTAAATCACTTAAGGAAGACTAGCCAGATTTGAAAGCAGTTTGTAATAATGGTTTCTAGTCTAATGGGTATCAACTAGTCTGCATGGTAGGCTTAGCCCTCTTcgtgagtgggcgtggctcttGCCCATGGCCCTGCGGCGGTCAGCTTTCAACAGAAATGTGCAACATTCACTTTTCCGATTGTCTGTTTCTATTGCCATGTGTGTTTTGTGGCGATTTATGCAATGGAAAGTGCACCGGAGTTCGTTACTCCAAGTCCAACTCCAGGTCCCAGTCTCCAATTCCCCTGCTCGACCCCTTCCCAATGGGTTTTCGGTTACCAACTTCCGTGTATTGTGGCACTAGAAAGTCCACTGAAAGTGCGCTCCGGTTCATTCCTGCGGCTTTTGcaaatgcttttgtttgctgACCGCCGGCTCTTTTGTCATATTGATCGGATTTTCCCCCGATTTCAGTTGTTGCACATCGAGTAGTCTGTGTTAGTCTGTGGCAATGCAGTTGAATGCAGTTGTGCAGCTGTCAAATACCAGAGTTTTGTCACGGCAAAGATGTTTCGATTGGCTACATGAGGCAGTTGAAAGACTTAACTTAACGGAGagtaattaaatcaatttgattCCATTTCCAGGCCTGGGCCACGAACATTTCTGGATTTCCGGCACGGACCTGGCCGACGAGGGCAACTTCTTCTGGATGGCCACCGGCAGACCCATCACATTCACCAACTGGAACGCCGGGGAGCCGAACAATTTCCGGTACGAGAACGGCGAGGAGGAGAACTGCCTGGAGCTGTGGAACCGCGATGGCAAGGGCCTCAAGTGGAACGACTCGCCCTGCAGCTTCGAGACCTACTTCGTCTGCGAGGTGCAGCCCAACTAGAGGGGGTATCTCCGATCCGGGCATCTAGGCATCTGGGCATCCGGAATCCGGAATCCGCACCCTTATCCGTACTCCACTTGCGACTAAGTGATTAACTGGTTGGGTTGAACTGGCCTCTGCTGGCTGATTACTCCTTTGCTGGGTGACCCTGTCacgaatgtgaatgtgaatgtgagtgtgagtgttcATCTCGAACACTCCACTCGCCGCTGAAAGATCTAAATTCGCGTATTCTTAGCGTAGCTGCGTAAGTGTATAAAATTCTTGTTGATAATTAGCTagtaaactaattaaattatgctaGGATCGCTTGTATTTTCTCAtgtaaaatatgaataaaatgtaTCTTAAAAACTAGACATCTCAGTAGTTTCATGATGCATTCGTTACAGAGGTAAGCTTGAAGAATTAGTACTCTCCATTTTAATGAGCTTTACATattctttgaattttaaaaccaCAGAAATGGTGTTTCATGTGCGTTTGCCACTCTTTTTAATTAGCCTAATAGTGGGCATCTATATGTGCTTTAATCTCAAAAACGATATCCATCATAGCTCGCGCATTTCGGGGAAACAAGCTCATCATTTAATCGCCGTTTCCCATGGGGtgcaacggtgcgtatgagcaatCCATTTTGAACAGCACCGCATACCACATGCCACATACCACCACCGCCCCCCCTCTGCCCGCTCAGTAATCTTGTTTCGCCATAATGCGCgcaaataaaactgaaagtGCCTGTCAGCAGATGTACCCGAAGTTCTGCGCTCTCTTTTTGCCTGAATTTTTCTCCTGGGGAATGCAGCCACCTGTCTGTGTGGCAACTAAACAAAACTACTGCCGATGGAATAATCAGCTGGAGAGGAAAGCCGAGAGGACTCGTCAGCCTCGAGATTTCCATCCTTGATTGACTTTGTTCTGCTCCAGTGAGGAGAGAAGAGCTTTTCGCGAACATTGTTGCAAGCGATTCGCGACTTGGCGTTCCTCCCATTGTCCTATTGTCCTTTTATCTCAGTGGATAGCCCTCCTCTCGTCCTGTCCCGCCAAAGTGTCCTCGTGTCCAGCTGTTTACCAGGACTCCCCTCCGCATCTCTCTACTCATCCTCGCCGCCGGCAAGGGCTAGTCACAAAAAACAGCACCCAGGGGAACACACAGGATGCCTTCGCTTCGCCAAGAGCCAGGATAAGAGAGGACATGCGCAGGAGCGCCTGAAAGAGAGCATACGAAAGGAGAAATCAGCTGGTGCTGCCAGgacttttaaatttcaatctaaAGGCAATGCAATGCTTCTTTATGGAGAAATGGTGATTATGATGTGAAAGAATTCCTTTTAGGATTcgatttatataaataattattttgaagGTATGATATTTAAATGGTTATTTGGATTtagatattatttatattatattatataaattttgtacatatattattaaattaaaacaaattaagcagCGCTAACAAAATTACTTTGTGACCAGCCTCAAAAACCGCCCTTTCGAGGAATTAGCGCTTTCAATTTCACTAGAAAACTGATGCCACATCATTATGGCCAATTAATCAATCACTTATCACCCGTCATAGCcagaacatttaaataccCATCAATCAGCAATTTCCATTCCTGCCCAGAGAAGACCATGCTCTTCACCTTTTCTCTTGCAGTTGACTGAAGAATATTCGAATCTATCTGAACCAAGTCGTATCTGCTGAAAACTCGGCCAAGAGCACGAGGAGCACTTCAACCGACGACGCATTCCGTGGTGCGTTCTCAGCAGTGGACTCTCAATgctcgattccgattcccagTTCTCGGGCTCTCATTTTCCGGCGCAGTGTCTCCGTCTCCGTTCAGTTCGCTGTAGACATTTTCCCGGTGCGGACGTGCGTTTGGCGGTGGAAATTGTCGAGCAcgccgaaaaagaaaataccacAAATAGTTGCGCTCGGTGTAACGCTCGGTTGCTGCGGTTTCTACGGTTTCTGCGGTTCACTTTTCGGTTcatttttcggtttatttttcgGCTTGTGCACTCTAATTTCATTAGCCGGAACAGAAGGAAAGCGTGGAAATGGAAGTGTGCCAGTAAGCCGGAATCCGCTGAAGAAGTGCGTAAATTATGACATCGGGATGGCTAGAAAATAGAAGAGAGCGACCGAGTGTCTCTTCGGCTGGCTCCCTGTAACCCAGAAGCCCAAGTGTGTGTCCTGATAGCATCGCCTCGCATCGCAGAAAGTAAAATTGGGGCAAATGCCTGCCCCAGAGGGGAGTGGGGTGTGGTGGGTTGGGGTGTTTCTGCCACTCCCACCACTTGACCGCCCCCGCTTAAAGTGCTCCTCGTTGTCGCAGCCTAATTAATTCAATGGCCCCACTCTGCTGCACCTAAATTTAGGGCTGGCAGAAGGGACGCCACTTTTTAAATTCCCATCCAGCTTGGGGGATATTTTTACTCCGGGCGGAACCCGAAACCCGAGAGTCCCCAAAAGGACAGCAAACTTTTTATCGAAGCCCAAATAAGTTTCGTTTTTGAACTACTAATTGCCCGAAAGTTACTTGATATTTTTATCGCGGCCCACAACGCATTATATTCCTGCATTTGCACGCCATTCATAGAGCAAACAACTTTTCGCTgggttaattatttttaaattgcaaaaacatttcatacGCAAAGCCCCGCAGAGCAAacgcaaaaatatataaataaatttccgcTTTTCATGGCCACACAAAAATGAGCGACAAAAAATCGGCAACGCCGATTTTGTAGGGCAAAAACCCCCGccgacaaataataaaaaagaaaagccaaacaGGCCCAGGGAGAAAAGTgaattcggattcggaatgGCATGGAAAAGTGTTCAAAACCGAGTGACAAGTGCGATTCGAGGGAATCTTTTTTCAGTGACAGCCCGAAATGTGCGAGAATTTAtgatgcatttaattaaaacgaattTCGGATGGTTCGGAACAGGACGGGACAGGACATTTGCTCGCAAATTTAATGGTCAACGTAAAGGACAAAATAGGGACCCTCAACGAGGGCGACAACTGCGCCCAACACTGTGCtacaaaatttaaatccaTCTTGATGGTTAATATGGATTGTGTGATACCTAAGTTAAGGAGGTGCTAAGGAATTATCTTGGTGTCTATGCTATCCTATTTATTGGATAGCTGCTCACTTTGAGGTACCCTTATATATGGCTTGAGTTTGGTAAAGCCAAACGCAAGTTGGATTACCAGACTTGTATATAAAGCTTCTCCCAATTGTTCTATATAAGCATTCAGAACCGAATAAAAATCGATTTATTAGGAAGCACAACCGCCTTCGCATGACtaactcaactcgactcgcGTTGCGACTCCATTAAAAACTCCTTACCGCCGACGAAGTTTCCTGCGGCTCTCCGGTTTCCTTGCCGCGTGCCTACTGTAATTTGGCCATGTGTTGACACGACCACCTATTTGAGCACCAGCAGCCCCGAATTCGTAGAACCCATCCAGTAGAACCCAGTAAAACCCCATAGAACCAGGAGACCAACCTCTTGCCGATTGCGTGAGTCACATGTCAGCGTACTGCCAGTGCTTTCCAGTATGCCGCTCCATCTCGACCACTTCACGTCATGTTTTGGCCGCCGACAAACATGACATTTTACGGTTCTTTTATGCTTGCCACATGTCACGACACAGTTAACTGCCGCATAACGCAAAAACACCCCGCACAACATAGcgcaactcaactcaactgaactcaacccaactgaactgaactgaactgaaccgaagcgaaccaaacccaaacccaaaccgcAGTAGACACATGAGGCTGTGGGAGACGCACAGGGGTAAGGGCCTCCTCCTGGCGAGATCTATGACATGGCTGTGCTCTGGAAAACATATATGAGCcgcatatatttatgtgcacATTGGAATACTCGCATATTGGCCGGCCAGCTATGCAATTATGCAAAAAGGGGGCGGACCTCGGGCTGTGTCAATCAtggggaaattgaaattgctgtCGACAATCGTGAGCTTTTGGGGTTAAAGTTGGGAAAACACTAAAGGGACATCAATTGATGAAATGCCAGGTGATGTGATGGGTAATGCCTCGGGGAATGGAAGCAATCTATAGATAAGACTAGGTGACACCCCTTGTTGCAAGCACGTTCCATTTCCTCTATACTTTATGATAAATCATTTCTACATATATGCCCAGTATCCTGCGCATACCAGGTACCAAATGAAAAGGATAACCCTCAGGTGCTGGAGGACATGCGACTTGCCGGGGTTGACTCTTTTATTGCCGTCACTTGAGCCAATATTTGCACATTTCAACAATGTTGCCATTTTTCCACGTGGGCGTTACCCCTTCCGAGTACCCGAGCCACCCCCAAAACCCGTTCCGAATCCTCCTATTCAGCCATGCATGCTTAAATGTAATGAAATATCCTGTTCCGTCTCCAGGATCCCCGTCCACCGCCAGTCGGGTCGCATAAAAAGGCTCAATTCAATTTTTCCACACCCCAACCCGTGGAGGATCCGCATCCGGATCCGCCTGCCaccgctcctgctccagctcctgctcctgcttctgctcctgcccAGCTGGGATTCGGTCTGCTGCCAATTCAAGTTGCTATTTTCATTAGGGAGTCCAGACCCCGCAGGTCCTTCAGGTGCTCTGCTCGCTCTACACAATGCTCAACTCGTTGAGCTTTGTTGGAGCCAACCAAGTGGGAAGGGTCCTTCATGAAGGAGAGTCGgcggatgtggacgtggatgtggatgtggatgtgggtgctCGGTGCATATAATTAAGTCATCCGGTGGGCGGGGCAGACGCCGTGCATCATGTATGCTCGGAAATGCTGCAGAAAGTTGAGCAAATTATGTTGTAGCCCACCGGTTGCAAGTGGAATTCGTGgcttgataaataaattatttcactTAGTTATTCCTGGCTAGAGAGATTCTAATTATGCTGCGCTAGATTCTGAAATTTCTAACTTCCGTACTTTATTTCCCAGTGCTACAATGTATTTGCtcttttaattcattttaatgaaGCTGGGTATTGAATTTCATATATGCCAGAATCTTCTGTTtaagaataaaaaatatattaattttttgaaCCTACCTAGACATCTTTAAGTTAAGCATCTTTCCCGGATCCTCTGCATTTTCTTGATCTTTCTcatttccttttccatttgccacttccatttcatttcgcaaAGCTCCTTTGAGCCCCTGCGCAATCTTTCATTGCTTCGTGCCTCTTTCACTTCAATTCCATTTGATGCGCCACAAGATTTTCCCCGCCACACGTTTCAATCGCTTTCCGcccattttccactgcaaCGTGGCCACGTGTAATGCGAGACTGTGAGTTGTGAGTTGTGAGAGGCCCGTATAAATGCTGACCACTCCGTGCACTTGCTTTTCACTCGCCTCAAGCCCAGTTTCACTgcttcccagtttcccaggtACATATTTCCTAACTTTCATGGGCTTGAGGTCTGGTTcctttgttattgttggctgCGCACTTGAGTTGTTCGGCTAGCCCTTTATTGTCCTCCGCCCCACCCCACCCCGCACCCAATCCCCTCCGCCAACTTGGCGCAAACCCATTTGGGCCTCGACACGTGAACGTGTGCAAGTGGCCCGCCCGATCGCCCCTGGCTTTTTCCCCGGCACGCGATGCACTTGGCCAAGATACCTCGCCCCCCTCCGCCCCTTGGCCACCTGCCCTTTTGTAGCTGCCGTCAGCTGCAACTGTTGGCAATTTCTTATGCCTACCCTGTGCATGGTAGGGGTATACGGGTTCTAATAAAGGCGAAACAGCTTCAATCAAAAGCGAATTCTTCAGCAGTTTAGTATGATTTAAGTAGTATATGTATGCGGCATGTACGCGAATTCTTTAGCATCACCTGATGCCAACATCATTCCAAGATTGAAGCGAAAAACCTAATAGATTGCAAGTTACCAGGGTAACTACTAGTCCGTACCTTGCGCAACGCCATTTACCCTGCCCCATTGTGCACAATAGACGGGAAAAGAGTTTGGAGGCCAgggaaaataattttcatgCTCATGGGCGGCGACGAAGTCGGCACTCGAGGGCATTTTTTACGAGATTCCTGGGCAGATTGGGGATAGGGGGGGAACGAGCTTAACTTTCCGAGTTGATGAAtaatttaatggaaaaacaCATGTTTCTGGGATGTGGAAGCCGCCGCCCAGGCAAACAAATCGGCCGTCGAAATTGTCTGATATGGAATTGCCTATTTCCGGCTCAGTCTGGCGGCAAAAGAAGTTGTCATGGGACTGGGATGTACattgtacatacataggtaGCCAAAAGTTGCCGGACAACCAAGTTAAAGGGCTTTTCCCGGGCTGCTGTGTTTCGTGGCAACCGAGATAACAATCACAAAAAATGTTCGCTTCAGAGTTTCAAATTACATGCAATAAACATGGAGTTGCAGTCGGGAAGTTAGATAAACACAATTTGCTTGATGTTGAAGTTTCGCAGGTTGGCGCTGGCAAGTAGGCAACATAAATCGTTAATGAACGAAACTGAGTCGCTGGAAGGAAGCTATTAATTTTTCAAGGACCTTTGGTCGCTGGGCAACGCCATCTTTTTGATCCGAGCAGCTTAAAGCTGTacgaaatgttttaattaatttttcacaatCATAATGCCAGACGTGAAGAGcaaattaattgagtttatGGCCTTGAACGCTGCCCAAAATAAAGGGGGGCTCGAAAAGGAAATGTTACCGGCCAGTggcattaaattgaaatatgaaCATGAAAGCTTCTGTTTTCCATTCATCAACAGGCCACGACGACCTTAGACATTAACACATTCACACGCCATGTTTTATGCATACACACTTTGCCGTAGTATTTATCAAAATAAGTGGTGGTTCGAAGGAATTGAAGAGAAGGGAGGACGTAAAAAAGAGGACGTGTCGGGGTCACCAACTTATCTTCATCTGGGAGGGAAGGAAGGCGACCAACCCTCGTTTGTCTGCCATTGACGGCCCTTAGTCCTCTGTTCTCCCTACTCACTACTCCCTATCCCTACTTTTCCTGTCTTCCTGCCATTTGGACTTTGGCCAGTCGACGATGATGCAGGACACAGCCGAAGTTGGCCCAAAGTGGGTTGGTGGCTCTGGGAGATGCGGCCATCTCCTTTCTCATTTCCTTCGCGCGGAAGTCCTTTTTTCTTCGTCCTATCCGGGACATTAGGGATAATCATTACGATGATAAGCACGAACGATTTGATTTCGCCCGTTTATGTGGCCGTTGTCATCGACGGCTTTGCCTCGGCTGCACTGGCAAAAATTTAAGTGGTGGTATTTTATCGAGCTACTACTCATTTCTGAGATGTGAAAACCTTAcctcttgctttttttttatcagtgtGTGGGACTGTAGGTTAAGCGATCGGAAGTGCTGCGCGTATGCTTGTGTTTTGGCGCCTTGTTTGCTTGCCCGCCTTTTGTTTCGATAAGTGACTCAAGTGGCTTTTGtagctttatttttatggcgTACTCTTGGTGGTCTCAACCCCCAAAATGGAATAGTTCACagctcattttgtttatttctatAGTTGGCAAATTTGCACACCGCCTTTGATTCGGAAACTTTGTTCTTTCGGCTCTTAATGCAGTTTTATGACAGTTTCCAGTTTTCAATTATAAACTTGATAAATGCATTCCGTCTTTGTGGTCTCCttagttggccaaaaaatgcTCATTAAAGTTCGGCTTTGCCATTGTTAATCCACGGAAATCCCACTTTCCACTCCATCCATTGCGCAAATGTGTTTTTCGTTGAGCTTTTAAAAGTTTCCGCTTCGCATTTTGTGCCATGCCAAAAATTTCGTACTTCTGAGGACGCATTGTGCACTTTATTCACAATTCGTTTTTTGCGTGAACTTTTGCGTTGACCTAGTTTTCTTTTGGATTTTTTGTTCAATTCGCTCAGACAgcgcggcgtatacgtaatattcgGAAGTGGAGGCACCATGTTTGTGTGAGCGAAAACTAGCAAgcaaatttgcttttaatttcccAGAGCCAAAGCTTCGTAGAGCATTTCAAATTCATgaacacaaatatttgtcaaGCGAAAAGGGAATTGGGCGGGGAATTGGGCTCACTTAATGACAAACTAAGTCGAAATGTAGCGACAACATTTGCCCATACATCACGGGATAAAACGCGACTGATGGCTGGTGGCTGATGACTGGGCCCCAAGGACTCCAGGGGCGGAGTTCTAAGGACTTTGCCAACAAATGGCATCATCACTTTCACTCACCAAGCTGCAGCCAGCGAACAGTGCGGGCGGAAACTATAAGTCTGCTTCTATCTTATCTGTTATCTACTTGGTAAAGCGAAGAGCTTGGGAAACTAGAGGGCGAACTTGAAGCAGAATAACTAGCAGGACTGCcctaaaaaatgtatatagatTAACTACTTTGGCTTTATATTTTGATTCCAAATTGCAGATGGATATGTAAATTACTACCCATTTGGTAATCAAGATGGGAAGGTTGCTCATAATGCTGTGTGTCGTAGTGTAATTCTTCTTTCACCCATGCCACCCACCTCTTGGCTCACTTAGGTTAACCCACATTGACAATGAGGCAAACAACAGACAGTCGGCGCAGGGAGATGTTTttcgggggaggggggaaacAGACATGTTCTCCTTACCAGGCCATCCTTAAAAGTCCACACGGAGCACAGAACTCTTTCATCAGCAGAGCAGTAGGAAAAGCTGAGCAGAGcacagcaaaagcagaagcaggtCTTCTTGCTGTGCTTCCATTGTGTCAACAAGCGAGGTCACCCAAAAGTGGGCGGAAAAGCGGTGGGGTGGCATTAACTGCAGCACGTTAATGTTATTGTAGGCGCGGTTGTCGCAGGCGACTGACTgactttcccgctttcccccACATTTCCCCacctttcccactttccctcTCGTTTCCCGCCGCGAGCGAGAGGAAAGGAGCTTTTGTTGTTCGGGCGATTAAAagttgtcgtcgttgttgctgtcttCCTTTCGCTTTTGGCCCCATTCGACTGACATCGTGGCGGGGCTTCCCCGTTCTGGCCCActgcgctgttgttgttcttcttctcGTTCGTGTTGTTGTGGCTGACCCGCTAACCTCagagcacacaaacacacgcaggcacacacacacccacacagcacacacacccagcTACACAAAGGGAAAATTCATGAGAATGACAGTCCACCCACTTTCACCTTATGGCTTACACCAAACGCCATTGTGCCATCGAACTAAGGCCGTTTAATGCTCAACACGAGCTTAAATTGGAAGTTAGTACAGATGAAAATCAAGCTTTCATGAAAAAGGTTCTGAACGTCTTTAAACGGCT
This genomic interval from Drosophila teissieri strain GT53w chromosome 3L, Prin_Dtei_1.1, whole genome shotgun sequence contains the following:
- the LOC122616308 gene encoding C-type lectin 37Db isoform X2, with the translated sequence MQKYFVLSVIISLQLLCLVDRTLASPPKGPGPVADCPNCVDESQYTPNKWTMPLLKLGEKRYYLGIFFKANWFKATQYCRYHGMHLASISSQEENDRLEKHIRDFGLGHEHFWISGTDLADEGNFFWMATGRPITFTNWNAGEPNNFRYENGEEENCLELWNRDGKGLKWNDSPCSFETYFVCEVQPN